The Henckelia pumila isolate YLH828 chromosome 2, ASM3356847v2, whole genome shotgun sequence genome includes a window with the following:
- the LOC140882890 gene encoding SKP1-interacting partner 15, with product MDFSPFNLLPQETIHQILAQLPLRQIAAAKCVCKALHSALSSSAFLYLLRSQSGPLFLLALKPSNRHVSPHPTLHAFDPSSNQWLRFSLSFLPFSSLHPITSSHGLLYLWGSQPTSQDPRITLPQSSQKALVVCNPLTSQYRILPQLGSAWSRHGSVLAGSCSVVLVLTELAVLYYSENRSLKCDSLGSSVLNNWLKFSSNLPSKPRSPVLVSNFMLVLCDLGSPWRSQWAMFKTEIGSADKIQHWIRVEKREWGDIFDILRRPRLVKAGNEKKLYMVGGLKSSYVMQSACSTILILRLDLESLEWEEADRMPVEMYRCFLKSSKFKVFGGGDRICFSAKRVGRLALWEEKADGKAEWRWAEGVPVGGDGLCRGFVFEARLEAVP from the coding sequence ATGGATTTCTCCCCCTTCAACCTTCTCCCGCAGGAAACCATCCACCAGATCTTAGCCCAGCTCCCTCTCCGCCAAATCGCCGCCGCCAAGTGCGTCTGCAAGGCCCTCCACTCCGCCCTCTCCTCCTCGGCGTTCCTCTACCTCCTCCGCTCGCAGTCCGGCCCACTCTTCCTCCTCGCCCTCAAGCCCTCCAATCGCCACGTTTCCCCTCATCCGACTCTTCACGCCTTCGACCCTTCGTCCAACCAGTGGCTCAGATTCTCCCTCTCTTTTCTCCCCTTCTCCTCCCTCCACCCCATTACCTCCTCCCATGGCCTCCTCTACCTCTGGGGTTCGCAGCCCACGTCGCAGGATCCTCGTATCACCCTCCCGCAGAGTTCCCAGAAAGCCCTTGTGGTCTGCAACCCTTTGACTAGCCAGTACAGGATCCTTCCTCAGCTCGGATCCGCTTGGTCTCGCCATGGATCTGTGCTAGCCGGCTCGTGCAGTGTAGTCCTAGTCCTCACAGAGCTTGCGGTTCTGTATTATTCCGAGAATCGGAGTCTGAAATGTGACAGTCTCGGCTCCAGTGTGTTGAATAACTGGCTCAAGTTTTCCTCTAATCTGCCGTCGAAGCCGCGGAGCCCAGTTTTGGTATCGAATTTTATGCTTGTGTTGTGTGATCTAGGCTCGCCTTGGAGGTCCCAATGGGCGATGTTCAAGACTGAGATTGGGAGTGCAGACAAAATCCAGCATTGGATTCGGGTGGAAAAGCGCGAGTGGGGGGATATTTTCGACATCTTGAGACGACCCCGGCTGGTGAAGGCTGGGAATGAGAAGAAACTTTACATGGTTGGGGGATTGAAGAGCTCCTACGTTATGCAGAGCGCGTGCTCGACCATCTTGATATTGAGGTTGGACCTGGAGAGCCTCGAGTGGGAGGAAGCGGACCGAATGCCGGTGGAAATGTACCGGTGTTTCTTGAAGAGTAGTAAGTTTAAAGTGTTTGGTGGAGGCGATAGGATTTGTTTTTCGGCGAAAAGGGTTGGGAGATTGGCTCTGTGGGAAGAGAAGGCTGATGGAAAGGCCGAGTGGAGATGGGCCGAAGGCGTGCCGGTAGGTGGAGACGGGCTTTGCCGTGGATTCGTGTTCGAGGCGAGGCTCGAAGCTGTGCCGTGA
- the LOC140878918 gene encoding uncharacterized protein, whose protein sequence is MVGILSPKPESSLLQNYTKSQNLKVDGSSSLLFEVLDGDKSCAVDLGNWSCSCRIWKINGILCNHACAAIESKGLSTYDFCDSCYKVENYRRAYAAVVNPIPTFDLNADLPHSNGDIIRPPDVRSHPGRRRTQRFSSQVKKRVTKCARCHKPEHNRRKCKEAI, encoded by the coding sequence ATGGTTGGAATCTTATCTCCTAAGCCAGAAAGTAGTTTGTTACAAAACTATACTAAATCTCAAAATTTGAAGGTTGATGGGTCTAGTTCATTGCTTTTTGAGGTTCTGGATGGTGATAAAAGTTGTGCAGTGGATCTGGGAAACTGGAGTTGCTCATGTAGAATCTGGAAAATTAATGGGATCCTTTGTAACCATGCTTGTGCTGCTATTGAGTCAAAGGGTTTGTCAACATATGACTTTTGTGACTCTTGCTACAAAGTTGAAAATTATCGGAGAGCTTATGCGGCAGTTGTCAATCCAATCCCTACATTTGATTTAAATGCTGATTTACCACATTCTAATGGCGATATAATTAGACCTCCGGATGTCCGATCGCACCCAGGACGTAGAAGGACACAAAGATTCTCGTCTCAAGTAAAGAAACGTGTTACCAAGTGCGCACGGTGTCACAAACCAGAGCATAACCGTAGAAAATGCAAGGAAGCAATATAG
- the LOC140878919 gene encoding protein IRX15-LIKE-like, giving the protein MSYDELNAIASVLHQCENPCNLLVFGLTHETLLWNTLNHDGVTVFIDQSSFLVSQLEGKHLNIEAYDVRFTTRVGDLYDLIDLYKEKVREECRPVQNLLFSDCELAINDMPNHIYDIEWDVILVDGPSGYSSEAPGRMSAIFTAGVLARNKKLDHAKKTHVFVHDAVREVERVCSFEFLCKENLVKFEDSLAHFVVERMEPNLFQFCANSIS; this is encoded by the coding sequence ATGTCGTACGACGAGCTTAACGCGATCGCCTCGGTGCTCCACCAATGCGAAAACCCTTGTAACTTGCTAGTATTCGGCCTCACGCACGAAACCCTACTCTGGAACACACTCAACCACGACGGCGTCACCGTTTTCATCGATCAAAGCTCGTTCTTGGTGTCACAACTCGAGGGGAAACACCTGAACATCGAAGCATACGACGTCCGGTTCACCACGCGCGTCGGCGACTTATACGACCTAATCGACCTTTATAAAGAGAAGGTCAGGGAGGAATGCAGGCCGGTGCAAAACCTTCTGTTCTCCGACTGCGAACTGGCTATAAACGACATGCCAAACCACATATACGACATCGAATGGGACGTGATTTTGGTCGACGGGCCGAGCGGATACTCGTCGGAAGCGCCGGGGAGAATGTCTGCTATATTCACTGCCGGAGTTCTGGCGAGGAACAAGAAATTAGATCATGCTAAGAAAACACACGTTTTCGTGCACGATGCGGTGCGAGAGGTGGAAAGGGTTTGTAGTTTTGAGTTCTTGTGCAAAGAAAATTTGGTCAAGTTTGAGGATTCATTAGCACATTTTGTGGTGGAAAGAATGGAGCCTAACTTGTTTCAGTTTTGTGCCAACTCCATTTCCtga